Proteins encoded together in one Dehalococcoidia bacterium window:
- a CDS encoding acylphosphatase → MSQEATLHAVIYGMVQGVNFRIFVLRHARAMGLTGYVRNLSKERVVEVVAEGEREKLEQLLRQLEVGPRLAKVKRVEVNWSEYSGGYSQFRIGS, encoded by the coding sequence ATGTCTCAAGAAGCAACTCTTCACGCCGTAATATATGGTATGGTTCAGGGGGTGAACTTTCGTATCTTTGTGCTGCGCCACGCCCGAGCGATGGGGCTGACCGGCTATGTGAGAAACCTCTCCAAGGAGCGGGTGGTGGAGGTGGTGGCTGAGGGAGAGCGGGAGAAACTAGAGCAACTATTAAGGCAGCTTGAGGTGGGGCCGCGCCTGGCGAAGGTAAAGCGGGTGGAGGTTAACTGGTCGGAGTACAGCGGAGGGTACAGCCAATTCCGCATAGGATCCTAA